A part of Pungitius pungitius chromosome 15, fPunPun2.1, whole genome shotgun sequence genomic DNA contains:
- the neurod6b gene encoding neurogenic differentiation factor 6-B — protein sequence MLTLPFEEPHLMCEPRFGANYPREGLPGSLEKERKNDADSSNSDMREAEDDISDREEDEREGDQDDDGLPKKRGPRKKRPGKSETDRSKVRRHEANARERSRMHGLNDALESLRKVVPCYSKTQKLSKIETLRLAKNYIWALSETLSAGKRPDLLAFVQTLCKGLSQPTTNLVAGCLQLNARNFLTDHNGEVVFSGRAPYDAMYSYPGSDVNTPPGHSGGSLDSGAKPFRHYSYSGAYEPYYENPSPEGGSPHFDGQLSPPMNFNGIFSLKHDDPPEYGKGGHYGVRYCGAPGRAALAHNSMYRVSPEGRFPYDLHVRGQSFPAQGEVNGSFHN from the coding sequence ATGTTGACGCTGCCATTCGAGGAACCCCATTTGATGTGCGAGCCGCGGTTTGGTGCCAACTATCCCCGGGAAGGCTTACCTGGGAGCCTGGAGAAGGAGCGAAAAAACGACGCAGACAGCTCCAACTCAGACATGCGGGAGGCCGAGGACGACATCTCCGACAGGGAGGAGGACGAAAGGGAGGGCGACCAGGACGACGACGGGCTTCCTAAAAAGCGGGGCCCGCGAAAAAAGAGGCCCGGTAAGTCGGAGACGGACAGGTCCAAAGTGCGGCGCCACGAGGCGAACGCGCGAGAGCGCAGCCGCATGCACGGCTTGAACGACGCGCTGGAGAGCCTGCGCAAAGTCGTGCCGTGCTACTCGAAAACTCAAAAGCTGTCCAAGATTGAGACGCTCAGGCTGGCAAAAAATTACATCTGGGCCCTGTCGGAGACTCTGAGCGCCGGCAAGAGACCGGACCTCCTCGCCTTCGTGCAGACTTTGTGCAAAGGATTATCCCAGCCCACCACCAACTTGGTGGCGGGTTGTTTGCAGCTGAACGCGAGGAATTTCCTCACAGACCACAACGGGGAGGTCGTGTTCTCCGGCCGAGCGCCCTACGACGCCATGTACTCGTACCCCGGCTCGGACGTGAACACGCCCCCCGGCCACAGCGGGGGCAGCTTGGACAGCGGCGCCAAGCCGTTCAGACACTACAGCTACAGCGGCGCGTACGAGCCCTACTACGAGAACCCGTCCCCGGAGGGCGGAAGCCCGCACTTCGACGGCCAGCTGAGCCCGCCGATGAACTTtaacgggattttctccctgaAACACGACGATCCGCCGGAGTACGGCAAAGGCGGCCACTACGGCGTGCGCTACTGCGGCGCGCCGGGGCGCGCGGCTCTCGCGCACAACTCCATGTACCGGGTGTCCCCAGAGGGCCGCTTCCCCTACGACCTGCACGTCCGCGGCCAGTCGTTCCCAGCGCAGGGGGAAGTCAACGGCTCCTTCCACAATTAA